Proteins from a genomic interval of Pithys albifrons albifrons isolate INPA30051 chromosome 15, PitAlb_v1, whole genome shotgun sequence:
- the SEPTIN8 gene encoding septin-8 isoform X1, translated as MAATDLERFSQNEEKRNLSLGGHVGFDSLPDQLVSKSVTQGFSFNILCVGETGIGKSTLMNTLFNTTFETEEASHYESAVRLRPRTYDLQESNVHLKLTIVDAVGFGDQINKDESYRPIVEYIDTQFENYLQEELKIRRSLFNYHDTRIHVCLYFITPTGHSLKSLDLVTMKKLDSKVNIIPIIAKADTISKSELHKFKIKIMSELVSNGVQIYQFPTDDEAVAEINSVMNAHLPFAVIGSTEEVKVGNKLVRARQYPWGVVQVENESHCDFVKLREMLIRVNMEDLREQTHTRHYELYRRCKLEEMGFKDTDPDSQPFSLQETYETKRKEFLGELQRKEEEMRQMFVNKVKETEAELKEKERELHEKFEHLKRIHQEEKRKVEEKRRELEEEMNAFNRRKVAVETLQSQSLQATSQQALKKDKDKKNFFSLPSAYSITTGRYVN; from the exons CAGAATGAAGAGAAGAGGAACCTTTCCCTGGGGGGCCATGTGGGCTTCGACAGCCTCCCTGATCAGCTGGTCAGCAAGTCTGTCACACAAGGCTTCAGCTTCAACATCCTCTGTGTGG GTGAGACTGGCATTGGGAAATCCACGCTGATGAACACCCTGTTCAACACCACCTTCGAGACGGAGGAGGCGAGTCACTACGAGAGCGCCGTGCGGCTGCGGCCGCGCACCTACGACCTGCAGGAGAGCAACGTGCACCTCAAGCTCACCATCGTGGACGCCGTGGGCTTCGGGGACCAGATCAACAAGGACGAAAG TTACAGGCCGATAGTAGAGTACATTGATACGCAGTTTGAAAACTATTTGCAAGAAGAGCTGAAGATCCGCCGGTCCCTCTTCAACTACCACGACACGAGGATCCACGTCTGCCTGTACTTCATCACCCCCACTGGCCACTCCCTCAAGTCCCTGGACCTGGTGACAATGAAGAAGCTGGACAGCAAG gtgaaCATCATCCCCATCATTGCCAAAGCAGACACCATCTCCAAGAGCGAGTTGCACAAGTTCAAGATCAAGATCATGAGCGAGCTGGTCAGCAACGGGGTGCAGATCTACCAGTTCCCCACGGACGACGAGGCGGTGGCTGAGATCAACTCTGTGATGAAC GCTCATCTGCCCTTTGCTGTGATCGGGAGCACGGAGGAGGTGAAGGTTGGGAACAAGCTGGTGCGGGCTCGGCAGTACCCGTGGGGAGTGGTGCAAG tGGAGAATGAAAGTCACTGTGACTTTGTGAAGCTGCGGGAGATGCTGATCCGGGTGAACATGGAGGACCTGCGGGAGCAGACCCACACCCGCCACTACGAGCTGTACAGGAGGTGCAAGCTGGAGGAGATGGGCTTCAAGGACACAGATCCAGACAGCCAGCCCTTCAG CCTCCAAGAAACGTACGAGACCAAAAGGAAAGAGTTTTTGGGCGAGCTccagaggaaagaggaagaaatgagaCAAATGTTTGTTAACAAAGTCAAGGAGacagaggcagagctgaaggagaaggagagagag CTGCATGAGAAATTTGAGCACTTAAAAAGGATACaccaggaagagaaaaggaaggtggaggagaagaggagggagctggaggaggagatgaATGCCTTCAACAGGAGGAAAGTCGCAGTGGAAACCTTGCagtcccagtccctgcaggcTACCTCACAGCAGGCTCTGAAGAAGgacaaagacaagaaaaa
- the SEPTIN8 gene encoding septin-8 isoform X2: MAATDLERFSQNEEKRNLSLGGHVGFDSLPDQLVSKSVTQGFSFNILCVGETGIGKSTLMNTLFNTTFETEEASHYESAVRLRPRTYDLQESNVHLKLTIVDAVGFGDQINKDESYRPIVEYIDTQFENYLQEELKIRRSLFNYHDTRIHVCLYFITPTGHSLKSLDLVTMKKLDSKVNIIPIIAKADTISKSELHKFKIKIMSELVSNGVQIYQFPTDDEAVAEINSVMNAHLPFAVIGSTEEVKVGNKLVRARQYPWGVVQVENESHCDFVKLREMLIRVNMEDLREQTHTRHYELYRRCKLEEMGFKDTDPDSQPFSLQETYETKRKEFLGELQRKEEEMRQMFVNKVKETEAELKEKERELHEKFEHLKRIHQEEKRKVEEKRRELEEEMNAFNRRKVAVETLQSQSLQATSQQALKKDKDKKN, from the exons CAGAATGAAGAGAAGAGGAACCTTTCCCTGGGGGGCCATGTGGGCTTCGACAGCCTCCCTGATCAGCTGGTCAGCAAGTCTGTCACACAAGGCTTCAGCTTCAACATCCTCTGTGTGG GTGAGACTGGCATTGGGAAATCCACGCTGATGAACACCCTGTTCAACACCACCTTCGAGACGGAGGAGGCGAGTCACTACGAGAGCGCCGTGCGGCTGCGGCCGCGCACCTACGACCTGCAGGAGAGCAACGTGCACCTCAAGCTCACCATCGTGGACGCCGTGGGCTTCGGGGACCAGATCAACAAGGACGAAAG TTACAGGCCGATAGTAGAGTACATTGATACGCAGTTTGAAAACTATTTGCAAGAAGAGCTGAAGATCCGCCGGTCCCTCTTCAACTACCACGACACGAGGATCCACGTCTGCCTGTACTTCATCACCCCCACTGGCCACTCCCTCAAGTCCCTGGACCTGGTGACAATGAAGAAGCTGGACAGCAAG gtgaaCATCATCCCCATCATTGCCAAAGCAGACACCATCTCCAAGAGCGAGTTGCACAAGTTCAAGATCAAGATCATGAGCGAGCTGGTCAGCAACGGGGTGCAGATCTACCAGTTCCCCACGGACGACGAGGCGGTGGCTGAGATCAACTCTGTGATGAAC GCTCATCTGCCCTTTGCTGTGATCGGGAGCACGGAGGAGGTGAAGGTTGGGAACAAGCTGGTGCGGGCTCGGCAGTACCCGTGGGGAGTGGTGCAAG tGGAGAATGAAAGTCACTGTGACTTTGTGAAGCTGCGGGAGATGCTGATCCGGGTGAACATGGAGGACCTGCGGGAGCAGACCCACACCCGCCACTACGAGCTGTACAGGAGGTGCAAGCTGGAGGAGATGGGCTTCAAGGACACAGATCCAGACAGCCAGCCCTTCAG CCTCCAAGAAACGTACGAGACCAAAAGGAAAGAGTTTTTGGGCGAGCTccagaggaaagaggaagaaatgagaCAAATGTTTGTTAACAAAGTCAAGGAGacagaggcagagctgaaggagaaggagagagag CTGCATGAGAAATTTGAGCACTTAAAAAGGATACaccaggaagagaaaaggaaggtggaggagaagaggagggagctggaggaggagatgaATGCCTTCAACAGGAGGAAAGTCGCAGTGGAAACCTTGCagtcccagtccctgcaggcTACCTCACAGCAGGCTCTGAAGAAGgacaaagacaagaaaaa ttaA